A single region of the Liolophura sinensis isolate JHLJ2023 chromosome 9, CUHK_Ljap_v2, whole genome shotgun sequence genome encodes:
- the LOC135475573 gene encoding glycoprotein 3-alpha-L-fucosyltransferase A-like, protein MKFVRTETTDYTRQNEVSQESKYLRRYWGVIHPPPPHGGKKKLILQWTKFLKYGIWLIDDIFKHCPVSSCEFTRNRKQLKRSDVVVFHPRNMHEDRLPSRKWPHQRWLLFNLEPPYFTGIQPQRYNNLFNWTMTYREDSDFVYSYNQVERHRDNSSFTDVKIERKSKLAIAMISNCFATNNRLEYIQELRKHIPLDFYGRCAGRVCSPGACNDTAMKKYKFYLAFENGNCVSYITEKFWNPLLLFEAVPVVLGGSSPRDYELVAPPGSYINTADFSSPKELAAYLLKLDKNDQLYMEYHKWRKNYRITSTCTPLELDSQVRETGESQNFGTRKSLMRPLSQIMVPKFS, encoded by the exons ATGAAATTTGTTAGAACAGAAACCACGGACTACACTAGGCAGAATGAGGTGTCCCAGGAGTCAAAATACCTGCGCCGGTATTGGGGTGTTAtccacccacccccaccacaTGGTGGCAAGAAGAAATTAATTTTACAGTGGACAAAATTCCTTAAATATGGCATCTGGCTGATAgatgatattttcaaacattgtcCCGTCTCAAGCTGTGAATTTACCAGGAACAGAAAACAACTGAAGAGAAGTGACGTTGTGGTATTTCACCCTAGAAATATGCACGAAGACCGGTTACCGTCCCGAAAATGGCCACATCAAAGATGGCTGCTATTTAACTTGGAGCCACCTTATTTCACTGGCATACAACCACAAAGGTATAACAATCTTTTCAATTGGACAATGACTTACAGAGAGGATTCGGATTTTGTATATTCTTACAACCAGGTAGAACGTCATAGGGATAACAGCAGTTTCACTGATGTAAAGattgaaagaaaatcaaaacttGCTATTGCTATGATTTCTAACTGTTTTGCCACCAACAACCGTCTTGAGTATATCCAGGAACTCAGAAAGCACATACCTCTAGATTTCTACGGACGCTGTGCAGGACGCGTGTGCTCGCCGGGTGCATGTAATGATACAGCTatgaagaaatacaaattttatctTGCTTTTGAAAATGGTAACTGTGTGAGTTACATCACGGAAAAATTCTGGAACCCCTTGCTATTGTTCGAGGCTGTACCAGTGGTACTGGGGGGATCATCGCCACGTGACTACGAACTAGTAGCGCCCCCTGGCTCTTACATAAACACGGCTGACTTCTCTTCCCCAAAAGAGTTAGCTGCTTATTTATTAAAGTTAGATAAAAACGACCAGTTATACATGGAGTATCACAAATGGAGGAAGAACTACAGG ataactTCTACTTGCACGccactggagctggattctcaggttcgtgagactggagagtcccagaattttgggactcggaaaagtctcatgagacccttgtctcaaattatggtaccaaagttcagttga